The following is a genomic window from Neodiprion lecontei isolate iyNeoLeco1 chromosome 4, iyNeoLeco1.1, whole genome shotgun sequence.
CGTGTCAGAtgaaaaaaacgcaaaaaagaaaaaaaaaaaacaaagaacaaacgaaaaatggaaaacaagTCTTGCTCAAATGCGGGTACACTGTATcatccatatatatacacatatatacattgctatgttgtatacatacatatacatatgacaaaaaattaacacacgatttttcaaaatatcaaactcATTCGGTAGTTAAAAGTATTTGTTAAAGAGGATCCCGTGCTAACTTCTACGAATGAAAATCAAAGAGAGTTTCAAGACGAGGATACAGAGGTGGAATCTCACTTTTCTAGATGCGTCATCGGGGTAAAAGTCTTCCCGCCGTTGTTAGAAgtctgattttaatttttagaatACTATTACGGGCTCGCCCTCTGTTCCCCGTTGAAGAGCATCCACGGACGACTTATTCGCTGCATTTGACCTCAACACATCTAGTAATCATCACCCCGGGATATCACCTCCTTGCAGGTCGGGCGCAGCACCAAAGTATGCTCAAACTGAGCTGTGTAACATCCTCGGATATCTACCAATGGTGGGTAAGCCTCCACCGCATTTTTGTCACAAAGATCCTTCAGTGCCATCTGATACTTTGTGCAACCAACACGGTCTAGCCAGCGCTTGCAAAATGCCAGAGTACCTGAAGAGTGATTACAATGCAATTCAGTTTTCACAAATTCTTGGATTTGCAGTATAAACAGTTATGATACAGTAACATATATCTAGCAAGACTCTCGACAGCGTTTGAAATACTCACCGAAATGTTTATTGATTGTGTTCAACAAGGATTTGCTACTCTGCAGTCTTAGGGGAACGAATCCAGCGTCAAAACTTTTCATGTAATGAGAGCATTCCAAATCATCGTGAACAACGCCTCGACCAGTCGAACCAAAAGTTTCTATAGcgtaaaattcattttcttccaTTCTCGTAGCTTCCCCGCCTTTCACGATCGGTACAGTTTTTCCCGCATGAATCTGATAAGGTGCTATGGAATGCCCATTAAGATTTCTGATGGATTTTACCTaagaaattttatgaaaatgaaagaattaaCACGTTGATTTTCTGAgttagaaattaaaaatttcctgCTTTCCGGATTCTTTCGCAATGTACCTGATAAGTTTTTCCATCTAATTCAACTTCGTATGACTCCATAACTTCTTGAATTGCAGCACCAACGTCACAAAGCTGTACGTCGATACCTGCTGCTCTTATACCAGTGTTTGTCGCGTCTCTAACTGCCTCGATTAGTTTGTCGTATTTTGGGTTGAACGAGAGCGTGAAAGCGCAGTCAATTATACGTCCGTTGATGTGGGTTCCAAAATCGATCTTTGTCACATCATCGTACTCCAAAACTGTTGGATCTCCAGCATTCGGAGTGTAATGGGCTGCACAATGGTTTCGCGAGCATCCCGTAGGGAAAGCCAATCCAGCCTTTAACCCATCTTCCCCGATGAGTTGCCTCGCCGTCTTTTCTAGCTCGTTACAAATCTCTATCATTGTCATCCCGGGTTTCACCTGGAAATAAAGAtctcaattcaattatttattgaaaaattttcagcggTCCAGGTGCGCAATATGGCAgatgaattttgatttcatgAGAAagttattaatgaaaaaaaaaaaacgaatattaCAGAATTGGTAGCAAACGACTTTTCCAAGATAAGGGAAACAGGTGACTAAGGATAAATTTGAACTGTTTTCCGTGATCATTTTCCCAAGGTAACGAACTTTGATAATAAAAGTTTATTAATTGAGCATCCGGTTTTAAGTGTAAATCATAAAATCATTTTAGTCAAAATTATGTAGTAGAGGAAAAAGAATGCTACAAACCCAGTTCTTGATGTGTTTTCTGGTTTGTCGATGGGCCTCAGCAGCTTGCCTGGCTTCGTTGTATATATCGTTATGCATTCTGTCCAAGGCGCGAGCTTCCTCGCTGCTGAAACGATCCTTGGCTGTCCTATCGTCGATTCCAGCCGCTGGAGGATGGACCATAATTTCACCAATTGGGAAATTTCCATCAGGGAACAGATCAGATATTGGCACAGTCGGAGGGTCAGTTTGCTGCTTTATTCCCCCAGCCTTTCCACGAGGCTTGcgcttctttttcttcttcttcgtttcctCTGATTCGCCACCATTCTCAGTGATCTCTGCTGATCCTGGGACGAAGACGATAAAGAGGCGAACGAAAATTATGACATGTAGTAAGTACATATATGTCAATCTATTGAATTTTATATGGTGTGTCCAATCTGGTGATTGAGAGGAGGATTTGCTATTCGCTTACCTTCGGCTGCTGCGGGCACATTATTCTTGCTTTTGTCCTCTTCTCCCTCAGGAACATCGGCGCTCGCCTCTCCAGCACCTTGGTGTGGCAATTAATGAATTAATATTAGctagataagaaaaaaacgataaGAGTGAAGCAAACAGAGGTGTATCGTCGAGGATGGTGAAGAGCTTCAGATTGTTCAAACAACTAGAAGTTATCTTATCtataaatgtttttaaaaaaaatcaacaaaattctaTGTACAGTAACAATCTCCTGGAGAGATGAGAGCCGCTGCTAAGACAAATCGGTTTGATAAATCGGGATTATAGTAGATGAAATTAGTTCACCGCTTTAATCCAAGGTAATTGGGTAGAGAACACAGCGATTTACCAAGAGTTGGgcatgtgaaaaaatttcctaatGAAGCGAATATCGTTCAGGAGATTCGCGGCGGAAATTATCGAtagtacatatattttttgttattgtacGGTAATAACACGCAGTTGAAACTTGCGTAGAACAGCATCGAGAGCCGGTATCGGTGGTTAGAATATGAAGTTCATCGAAAGTCAAGGATAGCCGGTAACacatgaaataattaaaagaaatttttacaggaatgaagaaaaacacgCGGCGGCTTTCGCGACGTGGGAGTAACACGCGATGGGGAGAAACACACCCAATTTTTTAAGGGCGACGGGGTTGAGCGCTTACCggctttcttcttctttttcttcttcttcttcttcttcgaggACTCGCTGGCCCCGGTCTCGTCCTCTACCTCGACGATATCATCCTTCTCCTCGTCAACTGGTTTCTCGGCGGATTTGCCAACCTCGTCCAGGACAGCGGCCATTTTCGAAATGAGATTGGGGCAGCAGGGCGACATGGCAGAGAAACAACGTGCGATCGCGGTCACAGTGGCTCTCAATCTTCTCGGCGCGAACATTTTAGTAACCGTAGATTCCGCCACTACTTCTAAAATGGCGCCACCAATGGGATAGCCGCTTTACGCCGCATCGCGCAGCGTGAACAGCGGcactttcaaaatttgaaactttgaacatTGATATCTAgtttaaaaattgacaatttattgtaaagactACGTGAACTATTGAATGCCTTTACGTAGCAGTTGAATTTTGTAAGGCTACTCAACTTTGAGGTAAGCTCTCTGCATCTTCGAACATTTTTTACGTCAACATTGTATTAATGTCGATTACGAATCCTATCGCTCTAAAGGGACCAGGCAGCGAAAAAAGGCCGGAAATGGAATAAGATTCAAATAGCATTTGTGAAGAACTGAAACAACATAcacacattttcttttttacagcGTTTTTGTTGGAGTTTTGGCTATTAAATGGAGTGGTTgcagtttcaaaaatataaatatttaacggAGATATGTTCTCGGCATTCTCCAAGTGTCATTCTCTTCGTGGGACGTTCCCCTTGAGAAtgaaccaaatttttttgaagaagTAAAAGAATCAAACAATGGCGGctaaaacttgaaaaacacCGAAAAATGGATGACGATTAttgtaataacgataataatgaattcattttttttacctagaCACTGGTTCACTTTGCAGAGAaagttgatattttcattaaacaaaaaatcaagGTGACATCTCGAAGCGTTGTTTATCGTCCGTTGTTTGTTTAGAGAAAAATACGTGTAAATATGTACCACACCCAAACGGATATTTCTCTTCAGCGCTCAATATCTTgctttattattaatatttttttatgtgtAATACTGATTTTGATCCATAAAAATGTGACAAACAAATAGCAAAAGTCGCACATATTTTTTCAGTAGTTTCTACAggcgaattgaatttttaccaCATTTTCAGCCGGCAAAATCTTCCTAGTCCCCCTGAGCTCAATTTTGCgaatatttcagtttttattgCGCCAAATTATTTGTTGCAAAGGATTAcaacaataaaatgaaataattctacatttttcgatGCCTAGTCATCTTAATCACATTAGTCGAAGGCTGAAAGACTTTTTGCAGCCAAATCATCACGAACGTGATTGATAATTTAGATCCAGGATTGCTATGTATCACGTTGTGAAAGTTAATTCAATTTCCATCTTCTTAACATACATATAAGTTTGtatttaaatacatatacaattcggtacataattatatagttatcgattaattaatattgaGCACACTCACAATTTATAGTCGACTagcgaatataataatatatatttatataataattatgcacTAATCTGTTTTGTATTTTGAGTTCATAATAGTAGGATAACTGCGAAAATATTGCGCATACATGTTAACGAGACATTGATTTATAAGTTGAACCATTTGTTGTAATCatatcattttctgaaaacagatatagggaaaaataatattacaatcGATCATTGTGGAAACTCATGTCGTTGCTAAGGATTTGAATTTCCTCCAAAATTACTGCAATTACGAACTCTATCCATATGTGATAATATATGCTATCCATTCCGCTCTTCGCGGAATTGCGCGTTACATCATTAATTGTTGACCCACAAATGATTGATTAATCATGAGAAATTAAGTCAACACCAGATGACAGAAATTGACGATAGTCAAAATCACGTAAGAGTCAACGAAGCTATCCCACGAAACTAAAACTACttgataaattcaaaattttgaagatcTCGGATTACGAATGTCTCAACCACAAACAACCAGTAATTTTCAACTAAAACCTTTGAAATTTCGCACTAACCAATTGATTTTGATCACAATTCGCTACCACATACAAGTATTGATGCAAAATTTCCGTATTACACATTTGTCCGCATGCTAGAGCTAACTTTTATACAGT
Proteins encoded in this region:
- the LOC107225679 gene encoding methionine aminopeptidase 2, yielding MSPCCPNLISKMAAVLDEVGKSAEKPVDEEKDDIVEVEDETGASESSKKKKKKKKKKKAGAGEASADVPEGEEDKSKNNVPAAAEGSAEITENGGESEETKKKKKKRKPRGKAGGIKQQTDPPTVPISDLFPDGNFPIGEIMVHPPAAGIDDRTAKDRFSSEEARALDRMHNDIYNEARQAAEAHRQTRKHIKNWVKPGMTMIEICNELEKTARQLIGEDGLKAGLAFPTGCSRNHCAAHYTPNAGDPTVLEYDDVTKIDFGTHINGRIIDCAFTLSFNPKYDKLIEAVRDATNTGIRAAGIDVQLCDVGAAIQEVMESYEVELDGKTYQVKSIRNLNGHSIAPYQIHAGKTVPIVKGGEATRMEENEFYAIETFGSTGRGVVHDDLECSHYMKSFDAGFVPLRLQSSKSLLNTINKHFGTLAFCKRWLDRVGCTKYQMALKDLCDKNAVEAYPPLVDIRGCYTAQFEHTLVLRPTCKEVISRGDDY